The Gemmatimonadaceae bacterium genome includes a window with the following:
- a CDS encoding heavy-metal-associated domain-containing protein produces the protein METATIRISGMSCAHCVSAVQKALGEVPGLQVETVEIGAAAVAFEAGSGALAAAEAAIDEAGFDVVKGRVLNVAPPPAPDA, from the coding sequence ATGGAAACGGCGACGATCCGCATCTCGGGCATGAGCTGCGCGCACTGCGTCTCGGCGGTGCAGAAGGCGCTGGGCGAGGTCCCGGGGCTGCAGGTGGAGACGGTGGAGATCGGTGCGGCGGCGGTGGCGTTCGAGGCGGGGAGCGGGGCGCTGGCCGCGGCCGAGGCGGCGATCGACGAGGCAGGGTTCGACGTGGTGAAGGGACGGGTGCTGAACGTGGCGCCGCCGCCCGCGCCGGATGCCTGA
- a CDS encoding OFA family MFS transporter: MPTLLDRQHAIAPPGFNRWRVPPAALAIHLCIGQAYAFSVFSLPLSKAIGLTAAAPGDWKVSTIGWVFSTAIVFLGLSAALFGAWLERVGPRAAMFVATLCFTSGLAIGAAGIATHQFWLLLVGYGAIGGIGLGIGYISPVSTLIRWFPDRPGMATGLAIMGFGGGAIIASPLSVKLMAFYRSPTSNGIAATFLTLAIIYFAVMMFGAFTVRVPATDWQPSGAIAHRVARGTRAPSGMPVGDAVRTPAFWLLWTMLCVNVTAGIGVLGQASAMIQEMFPGRITVPQAASFVVLLSISNLVGRFAWSSLSDHIGRRATYGTFFALGAVLYACVPAIGRSGSIVLFIAAYAIILTMYGGGFATIPAYLRDRFGTLQVGAIHGRLLTAWSVAGVLGPVLVNYIREYQISRGVPKADAYSVTMYLMAVLLLVGLAATAALKPLPHGEH; the protein is encoded by the coding sequence ATGCCTACGCTCCTCGACCGCCAGCACGCCATCGCCCCGCCCGGCTTCAACCGCTGGCGCGTTCCACCCGCCGCCCTCGCCATTCACCTCTGCATCGGCCAGGCGTACGCCTTCTCCGTCTTCTCCCTCCCGCTCTCGAAAGCCATCGGCCTCACCGCCGCCGCCCCCGGGGACTGGAAGGTCAGCACCATCGGCTGGGTCTTCTCCACCGCCATCGTCTTCCTCGGCCTCTCCGCCGCCCTCTTCGGGGCCTGGCTCGAACGCGTCGGCCCGCGCGCCGCGATGTTCGTCGCCACCCTCTGCTTCACCAGCGGGCTCGCCATCGGCGCCGCCGGCATCGCCACGCACCAGTTCTGGCTCCTCCTCGTCGGCTACGGCGCCATCGGCGGCATCGGCCTCGGCATCGGCTACATCTCGCCCGTCTCCACCCTCATCCGGTGGTTCCCCGACCGCCCCGGCATGGCCACCGGACTCGCCATCATGGGCTTCGGCGGCGGCGCCATCATCGCCTCGCCACTCTCCGTGAAGCTGATGGCGTTCTACCGCTCGCCGACCTCCAACGGCATCGCTGCCACCTTCCTCACCCTCGCGATCATCTACTTCGCCGTGATGATGTTCGGCGCCTTCACCGTGCGCGTCCCCGCCACCGACTGGCAGCCGTCCGGTGCCATCGCACATCGCGTCGCGCGCGGCACCCGGGCCCCGTCGGGCATGCCGGTGGGCGACGCCGTCCGCACCCCCGCCTTCTGGCTGCTCTGGACCATGCTCTGCGTGAACGTCACCGCGGGCATCGGCGTCCTCGGCCAGGCCTCGGCCATGATCCAGGAGATGTTCCCAGGACGCATCACCGTGCCACAGGCCGCCAGCTTCGTGGTGCTGCTCAGCATCTCGAACCTCGTCGGCCGCTTCGCCTGGTCGTCCCTCTCCGACCACATCGGCCGCCGTGCCACCTACGGCACCTTCTTCGCGCTCGGCGCCGTGCTCTACGCCTGCGTGCCGGCCATCGGCCGCAGCGGCAGCATCGTGCTCTTCATCGCGGCGTACGCCATCATCCTCACCATGTATGGCGGCGGCTTCGCCACGATCCCCGCCTACCTCCGCGACCGCTTCGGAACCCTCCAGGTCGGCGCCATCCACGGACGGCTGCTCACCGCCTGGTCCGTGGCCGGTGTGCTCGGGCCGGTGCTCGTGAACTACATCCGCGAGTACCAGATCAGTCGCGGTGTGCCGAAAGCCGACGCGTACAGCGTCACCATGTACCTGATGGCCGTCCTCCTGCTCGTCGGGCTCGCCGCCACCGCCGCCCTCAAGCCCCTTCCGCACGGGGAGCACTGA
- the deoC gene encoding deoxyribose-phosphate aldolase: MTLGNRPTPSAAPTTAAAPSRPTLVRPTGPAPIGDHVDRNPGTPLDLDVVRAIRVNRSAVERRAATIPTRRTVKKEWQAAWLLRAITCMDLTTLSGDDTPGNVRRLCAKARHPLRDDISAALGVQHLRITTGAVCVYHSLVPTAVEALAGSGIPVAAVSTGFPAGLSPIETRIAEIKASVAAGAQEIDIVVTRAHVLTGNWHALYDEVKRFREACGDAHMKTILATGELATMTNVARASMVAMQAGSDFIKTSTGKEPENATLPVGLVMVRMIRAYREHTGHVVGFKPAGGIRAAKGSLDWLALMKEELGDRWLRPDLFRFGASGLLTDIERQLEHFITGRYAAAYRQPMP, from the coding sequence ATGACGCTGGGCAACCGACCGACCCCATCCGCCGCGCCGACCACCGCTGCCGCACCGTCGCGACCCACCCTCGTCAGGCCCACCGGACCCGCCCCGATCGGCGACCACGTCGACCGCAATCCCGGCACCCCGCTCGACCTCGACGTCGTCCGCGCCATCCGCGTCAACCGCAGCGCCGTCGAACGCCGCGCCGCCACCATCCCCACGCGGCGCACCGTCAAGAAGGAATGGCAGGCCGCATGGCTCCTGCGCGCCATCACCTGCATGGACCTCACGACGCTCTCCGGTGACGACACCCCGGGCAACGTCCGCCGCCTCTGCGCCAAGGCCCGCCACCCGCTCCGCGACGACATCTCCGCCGCACTCGGCGTCCAGCACCTGCGCATCACCACCGGCGCGGTCTGCGTCTACCACAGCCTCGTCCCCACCGCCGTCGAGGCCCTCGCCGGCAGCGGCATCCCCGTCGCCGCCGTCTCCACCGGCTTCCCCGCCGGCCTGTCACCCATCGAGACGCGCATCGCCGAGATCAAGGCGAGCGTCGCCGCGGGCGCCCAGGAGATCGATATCGTCGTCACCCGCGCGCATGTGCTCACCGGCAACTGGCACGCGCTGTACGACGAGGTGAAGCGCTTTCGCGAGGCCTGCGGCGACGCCCACATGAAGACCATCCTCGCCACCGGCGAGCTGGCCACGATGACCAATGTCGCCCGCGCCAGCATGGTCGCCATGCAGGCCGGCAGCGACTTCATCAAGACCAGCACCGGCAAGGAACCCGAGAACGCCACCCTCCCCGTCGGCCTGGTCATGGTCCGGATGATCCGCGCCTACCGCGAGCACACCGGCCACGTCGTCGGCTTCAAGCCCGCCGGCGGCATCCGCGCCGCCAAGGGCTCGCTCGACTGGCTCGCCCTGATGAAGGAAGAACTCGGCGATCGCTGGCTCCGCCCCGACCTCTTCCGCTTCGGCGCCAGCGGCCTGCTCACGGACATCGAACGCCAGCTCGAACACTTCATCACTGGTCGCTACGCCGCAGCGTACCGCCAGCCGATGCCGTGA